A genomic stretch from Chloroflexota bacterium includes:
- the cmr4 gene encoding type III-B CRISPR module RAMP protein Cmr4 → MYERAAVIGFYAETPMHPGRGASVGAIDLPVQRERHLDYPMIPGSSLKGALRARARGRPGWSSAAGSLSKLTTVFGPETDHASDHAGALALTDARLLLFPVRSLHGVFAWTTSPLALTRYQRDLVAAGAIVPWQPPVVQGGHALVAPGAEVAANGAVTLEEFSYAAGDSPAVRAIADDLAATLLPDSAEYAPWQERLPRQLVVLPDDDFRDFVRTATEIVARIRIDDETGTVADGGLWYEEQIPPESLFYALALATPPRTRNGGTGLPRSAAEVLATLDDLGLDRLQLGGDETVGRGIVKVRVRRTDGVGR, encoded by the coding sequence ATGTACGAACGAGCGGCCGTGATCGGTTTCTACGCTGAGACGCCGATGCATCCGGGACGCGGAGCCTCGGTGGGGGCGATCGACCTGCCGGTTCAACGGGAGCGGCACCTCGACTACCCGATGATCCCCGGCAGCAGCCTGAAGGGGGCGCTGCGTGCGCGTGCGCGGGGACGGCCGGGCTGGTCGTCCGCGGCAGGCAGCCTGAGCAAGCTGACCACGGTGTTCGGGCCAGAGACGGACCATGCCAGCGATCATGCCGGCGCGCTCGCGCTCACCGATGCCCGCCTGCTGCTGTTCCCGGTGCGGTCGCTGCACGGCGTGTTCGCCTGGACGACGAGCCCGCTGGCGCTGACGCGCTATCAGCGCGACCTCGTGGCTGCCGGCGCGATCGTCCCCTGGCAGCCGCCGGTCGTTCAGGGAGGTCACGCCCTGGTCGCGCCCGGAGCGGAGGTGGCGGCGAACGGCGCCGTCACACTGGAGGAGTTCTCGTACGCGGCCGGCGACAGTCCGGCAGTCCGTGCCATCGCAGACGACCTGGCTGCGACGCTGTTGCCGGACTCGGCCGAGTACGCGCCGTGGCAGGAGCGGCTGCCGCGCCAGTTGGTGGTACTGCCAGATGACGACTTTCGGGACTTCGTGAGGACGGCGACCGAGATTGTCGCACGCATCCGGATCGACGACGAAACCGGCACCGTCGCGGATGGCGGGCTCTGGTACGAGGAGCAGATCCCGCCCGAGTCGCTCTTCTACGCGCTGGCGCTGGCGACGCCGCCGCGCACTCGCAACGGCGGGACCGGGCTCCCGCGCAGCGCGGCCGAGGTGTTGGCGACGCTCGACGACCTGGGGCTGGACCGGCTCCAGCTCGGCGGGGACGAGACCGTCGGGCGCGGGATCGTCAAGGTACGGGTCCGACGGACCGACGGAGTGGGGCGATGA
- the cmr5 gene encoding type III-B CRISPR module-associated protein Cmr5, translated as MPRRQTVEQERAKFALGRVHDVKGHHQWMARAYRREVMGLPAMILVNGLGQTLAFLKAKGAGSLNEHAVAYRHLSDWVGKQLSLPGDLLEEITRMDVGRYRLAQAEALAVLTWLKRFAESEIDEERRS; from the coding sequence ATCCCCCGTCGCCAGACCGTCGAGCAGGAACGGGCGAAGTTCGCGCTCGGCCGCGTGCACGACGTGAAGGGCCATCACCAGTGGATGGCCAGGGCGTACCGGCGGGAGGTGATGGGTCTACCGGCGATGATCCTGGTCAACGGCCTGGGCCAGACGCTCGCGTTCCTCAAGGCGAAGGGTGCCGGCAGCCTGAACGAGCACGCCGTGGCGTATCGACATTTGAGCGATTGGGTCGGAAAGCAGTTGAGCCTGCCGGGTGACCTGCTGGAGGAGATCACGCGCATGGACGTCGGTCGGTACCGGCTGGCCCAGGCCGAGGCATTGGCCGTGCTGACATGGCTGAAGCGGTTCGCGGAGTCCGAGATCGACGAGGAGCGTCGATCGTGA
- the cmr6 gene encoding type III-B CRISPR module RAMP protein Cmr6: MPGGHGALPLPSATVQAIQAAGGVGRCSNLSLALNRFVDAWRPGFAGVDDARRRQFLAACIGILQDARVGVLLDQYQARQAALLESYRRDGWQRQIVRGRLTRRLVIGLGIAHPLETNLALHRIGGFPYLPGSTVKGGVRAAAEELDGADSDVVRRAFGPASDEDAHARGVLVFLDAFPEPGFRLAVDVMTPHHRAYYTGSEPPADWQSPNPILFPCVERGSVFRFAVACRDSDTATSGWGQIMDWLNEALRDGLGGKRSAGYGAFEVIG, from the coding sequence GTGCCGGGCGGGCACGGCGCGCTCCCGCTGCCATCCGCGACTGTCCAGGCGATTCAGGCGGCCGGCGGGGTTGGACGGTGCAGCAATCTGTCGCTGGCGCTGAACCGCTTCGTCGATGCCTGGCGTCCGGGCTTCGCGGGAGTTGACGATGCCCGGCGCCGGCAGTTCCTGGCGGCCTGCATCGGCATCTTGCAGGACGCCCGAGTCGGCGTCCTGCTCGACCAGTATCAGGCCCGGCAGGCGGCGCTGCTGGAGAGCTATCGTCGCGATGGCTGGCAGCGCCAGATCGTGCGCGGCCGGTTGACGCGCCGACTGGTGATCGGGCTGGGGATCGCCCACCCGCTGGAGACGAATCTGGCGCTGCACCGGATCGGCGGGTTCCCCTACCTGCCGGGCAGCACGGTCAAGGGAGGCGTTCGAGCCGCTGCCGAGGAGCTCGACGGGGCCGACAGTGACGTGGTCCGCCGCGCGTTCGGCCCGGCCTCGGACGAGGATGCGCATGCACGGGGGGTGCTGGTCTTCCTGGATGCATTCCCAGAGCCCGGCTTCCGACTCGCCGTTGATGTGATGACGCCACACCACCGCGCGTACTACACCGGGTCGGAACCGCCGGCCGACTGGCAGAGCCCGAACCCGATCCTGTTCCCGTGTGTGGAGCGAGGGTCCGTGTTCAGGTTCGCGGTCGCCTGCCGCGATTCCGACACGGCGACGTCAGGGTGGGGGCAAATCATGGATTGGTTGAATGAGGCTCTGCGAGACGGCCTGGGCGGAAAGCGGAGCGCGGGGTACGGGGCATTTGAGGTGATCGGATGA
- a CDS encoding TIGR02710 family CRISPR-associated protein, which produces MKSALIVTVGTADPTQPDRVTSLVDSIKSAIQKARSERVVLLASDGSMALAERVRAELDRGEQVQISRVSDSDHYERVFQDALVVFRTLRETCEPAEIELDFTSGTKAMSVGAALAAAVVGSGEWRYTAGDRPTGTVAAGTEEILSRSPMRVRAHFDLQAAVRLFEALQFAAARTLLSEINPGLLDDHGRRLHASLMVLVDAYDAWDKFDHAGFKDRYRKPDADLHDLGAFAVADKVRGSIGQMASANSRPPSGGRKTTTTADHLADLWNNAQRRLAEGKLDDAVARLYRLTEMIAQYVLDSTYGIETSNVELSALPAELTDNARTWLEAIAVVVDAQGNESRQPVKLGLRDDFRLLAGLGHAIGPLVSPFGAKPTRLNHFLDTRNASILAHGTTPISADDAHALAEEVRELAVLAVPDFEARAARLQFPWLATKE; this is translated from the coding sequence ATGAAGAGTGCGCTCATCGTGACCGTGGGGACGGCCGATCCGACGCAGCCGGACCGTGTCACGAGTCTCGTCGATTCAATAAAGAGCGCAATACAGAAGGCACGATCAGAGCGCGTTGTGCTCCTGGCAAGTGACGGAAGCATGGCCCTCGCCGAGCGGGTTCGGGCTGAGTTGGACCGGGGTGAGCAGGTGCAGATCTCACGGGTCTCGGACTCGGACCACTATGAGCGCGTGTTTCAGGATGCGCTGGTTGTATTCCGCACACTGCGGGAGACCTGTGAGCCGGCTGAGATCGAGCTCGACTTCACCAGTGGTACGAAGGCCATGTCGGTGGGAGCAGCGCTGGCTGCGGCGGTCGTCGGCAGCGGCGAGTGGCGCTACACCGCCGGCGACCGACCGACCGGGACCGTGGCGGCTGGTACGGAAGAGATCCTCAGCCGGAGCCCTATGCGTGTGCGGGCACACTTCGACCTACAGGCTGCCGTGCGGCTGTTCGAAGCGCTCCAGTTCGCGGCGGCGCGGACGCTCCTCAGCGAGATCAATCCGGGCCTGCTCGACGACCACGGGCGCCGGCTCCACGCGAGCCTGATGGTTCTGGTCGATGCCTACGACGCGTGGGACAAGTTTGACCATGCAGGCTTCAAGGACCGCTATCGCAAGCCTGATGCCGACCTGCATGATCTTGGCGCGTTCGCCGTCGCCGACAAGGTGCGGGGCTCAATCGGGCAGATGGCTTCAGCGAACAGTAGACCGCCATCCGGAGGCCGGAAGACGACGACGACCGCGGACCACCTGGCCGACCTTTGGAATAACGCCCAGCGACGGTTGGCCGAGGGCAAGCTCGACGACGCGGTCGCGCGTCTCTATCGCCTGACCGAGATGATCGCGCAGTACGTCCTGGATTCGACGTACGGCATCGAGACCTCCAATGTCGAACTTTCTGCGCTACCGGCGGAACTGACAGATAACGCTCGCACGTGGCTGGAGGCGATAGCTGTAGTGGTCGATGCCCAGGGCAACGAATCGAGGCAACCGGTCAAGCTCGGGCTGCGAGATGACTTCAGGCTGTTGGCCGGTCTGGGTCACGCCATTGGGCCGCTGGTGTCGCCCTTCGGCGCGAAGCCGACGCGGCTGAACCACTTCCTGGATACGCGGAACGCGAGCATCCTCGCGCACGGTACGACACCCATCAGCGCCGATGACGCGCACGCACTGGCAGAGGAGGTCCGCGAGCTGGCGGTGCTCGCTGTCCCGGACTTCGAGGCGCGCGCCGCCCGGCTCCAGTTCCCGTGGCTGGCGACGAAAGAGTAG
- the cas6 gene encoding CRISPR system precrRNA processing endoribonuclease RAMP protein Cas6, whose protein sequence is MAPRFQVHLLRFRAEVTAPLLLPPAAGAALRGALFGALRQQFCLAGRGPRCGRPELAASCPVCFLLAPVDEQDRRGRDVPRPYVLRAPMLDVPEVVRPLTYAPGQHLEFELATFGRALGQFPYALLGVEEMGRQGLGARRQGQFRLDEVWAVNPLAGRQEAIYRRSRDSVVRAPSLPVDGEQVAEEAAVLARRGGDHRLRLTLVTPTRLIERDRLVKQDAFEFGPFLARLLERLSALFGRYGDEISREEGAGRDDRAGAGHGVAARPFEASALLSAAGGVRIAERRLVWRELFRASGRHGRMVPMGGLMGEVVLEGDLGPYLPWLVWGSLVHVGKDAAMGNGQFRLEAAG, encoded by the coding sequence TTGGCGCCGAGGTTCCAGGTTCATCTGTTGCGGTTTCGGGCCGAGGTGACGGCGCCGCTGCTGCTCCCGCCGGCTGCCGGCGCCGCGCTACGCGGAGCACTCTTCGGGGCGCTGCGCCAGCAGTTCTGCCTGGCCGGACGCGGTCCGCGTTGCGGCCGGCCGGAGCTAGCGGCGAGCTGCCCGGTCTGCTTCCTGTTGGCCCCGGTGGACGAGCAGGATCGCCGTGGCCGCGACGTCCCCAGGCCGTACGTGCTCCGCGCCCCGATGCTCGACGTCCCGGAGGTGGTCCGTCCGCTCACCTATGCACCGGGACAGCACCTGGAGTTCGAGCTGGCGACGTTCGGGCGGGCGCTGGGGCAGTTCCCGTACGCGCTGCTGGGAGTTGAGGAGATGGGCCGGCAAGGACTCGGGGCACGGCGGCAGGGGCAGTTCCGACTGGACGAGGTCTGGGCGGTGAATCCGCTGGCCGGGCGGCAGGAGGCGATCTACCGGCGGTCCCGAGACAGCGTCGTGCGTGCCCCGAGCCTGCCGGTCGACGGCGAGCAGGTGGCGGAGGAGGCGGCCGTGCTCGCGCGGCGCGGAGGCGACCATCGACTGCGGCTGACGCTGGTCACGCCGACGCGGCTGATCGAACGGGATCGGCTGGTCAAGCAGGACGCGTTCGAGTTTGGGCCGTTCCTGGCCCGGTTGCTGGAGCGGCTGAGCGCGCTGTTCGGCCGGTACGGCGACGAGATCAGCCGTGAGGAGGGAGCCGGCCGCGACGACAGGGCTGGTGCCGGTCACGGTGTGGCCGCTCGGCCGTTCGAAGCGTCTGCGCTGCTGAGCGCGGCCGGCGGGGTCCGGATCGCCGAGCGACGGCTGGTCTGGCGCGAGCTGTTCCGAGCCTCGGGGCGACACGGTCGGATGGTGCCGATGGGCGGCCTGATGGGCGAGGTGGTCCTGGAGGGCGACCTCGGCCCGTACCTGCCCTGGCTGGTCTGGGGCAGCCTGGTGCACGTGGGGAAGGACGCGGCGATGGGGAACGGCCAGTTCAGGCTGGAGGCGGCGGGGTGA
- the cas1 gene encoding CRISPR-associated endonuclease Cas1 has protein sequence MPEQPTEPAPTIVAPSSIRGRARIATIEDAAGRPDEYLIVDQYGAFLGRHSERLKLTVKGELVEERPLLGLEHVLVLAGGVSLSADAIRGCAERGIQISFVSRSGAPYAKLIAPELTGTVQTRRQQLLAFGDERGVHLVRAFAVGKLQNQATLLKYIAKYRQTAAPESYEMAREAAFRIEHLARRITEVAGETADEIRMPVMNLEAQAARHYWEAARHLVALPAGVEWPGRETRGAADLVNQCLNYGYGILYAQVERSVLLAGLDPYAGFLHEDRPGKPSLVLDLIEEFRSYAVDRCVFALLNQRVQLAQDDRGRLDDSTRTTLAKRVNERLEGEEQHEGRKRRLRTIIQSQARRVATFVRGEAVYKAWAGRW, from the coding sequence ATGCCCGAGCAGCCGACCGAGCCTGCGCCGACGATCGTGGCACCATCATCGATACGGGGGCGTGCGCGGATCGCGACGATCGAGGATGCGGCCGGGCGGCCGGACGAGTATCTGATCGTGGATCAGTATGGGGCGTTCCTGGGCCGGCACAGCGAGCGCCTGAAGCTGACGGTGAAGGGCGAGCTGGTAGAGGAACGTCCGCTGCTGGGGCTGGAGCACGTGCTGGTGCTGGCCGGCGGGGTGAGCCTGAGCGCGGACGCGATCCGAGGGTGCGCGGAGCGGGGCATCCAGATCAGCTTCGTCTCACGGAGCGGGGCGCCGTACGCAAAGCTGATCGCGCCTGAGCTGACGGGGACGGTCCAGACGCGTCGGCAGCAGCTGCTGGCGTTCGGGGACGAGCGTGGGGTCCACCTGGTCCGGGCGTTCGCGGTGGGCAAGCTTCAGAACCAGGCGACGCTGTTGAAGTACATCGCGAAGTATCGCCAGACGGCGGCTCCCGAGTCGTATGAGATGGCTCGCGAGGCGGCGTTCCGGATCGAGCACCTGGCCCGGCGGATCACGGAGGTGGCTGGCGAGACAGCGGACGAGATTCGGATGCCGGTGATGAACCTGGAAGCTCAGGCGGCGCGCCACTACTGGGAAGCGGCCCGCCACCTGGTTGCATTGCCAGCCGGCGTGGAGTGGCCGGGGCGCGAGACGCGCGGGGCGGCGGACCTGGTGAACCAGTGCCTGAACTACGGCTACGGCATCCTGTACGCCCAGGTGGAGCGGTCGGTGCTGCTGGCCGGTCTGGATCCGTACGCCGGGTTCCTGCACGAGGACCGGCCCGGCAAGCCAAGCCTGGTACTGGACCTGATCGAGGAGTTCAGGTCGTACGCGGTGGACCGGTGCGTCTTCGCGTTGCTGAATCAGCGGGTCCAGCTTGCGCAGGACGACCGTGGCCGTCTTGACGACTCTACTCGGACGACGCTGGCGAAGCGGGTGAACGAGCGGCTGGAAGGTGAGGAGCAGCATGAGGGGCGGAAGCGGCGGCTGCGCACGATCATCCAGTCGCAAGCCCGGCGGGTGGCGACGTTCGTGCGCGGCGAGGCGGTCTACAAGGCGTGGGCCGGCCGGTGGTGA
- a CDS encoding DUF3368 domain-containing protein encodes MDPQSEALVAQMATGVNKGESWALALAAERSALLLVDDRQARRIARERDILHIGTAGILVQAGRDGVIPRDAVQPLLRRLQADGMRLSNAVIHQLLESLTPRGTP; translated from the coding sequence GTGGATCCACAGTCCGAAGCATTGGTCGCGCAGATGGCGACCGGCGTCAACAAGGGCGAGTCCTGGGCTTTGGCGCTCGCAGCGGAGCGCAGTGCGCTCTTGCTCGTCGACGACCGTCAGGCCCGACGGATCGCCCGAGAGCGCGACATCTTGCATATCGGCACAGCCGGTATCCTCGTCCAGGCAGGCCGCGATGGCGTGATCCCCAGAGACGCGGTCCAGCCGCTGCTGCGCCGGCTGCAAGCCGATGGTATGCGCCTGAGCAACGCCGTCATTCACCAGCTCCTGGAGAGTCTGACGCCCCGTGGCACACCGTAG
- a CDS encoding UPF0175 family protein produces the protein MPARPKMQQVTIELPESVARLLGTSPEGAARHLMELAVVELFRRGDLSGGKAAELLGLTRASWLDLLARHGVPHTEVTEESLEHDLQTLAAWKSRPQRSSPTRAR, from the coding sequence GTGCCCGCGCGGCCGAAGATGCAGCAAGTCACCATCGAACTGCCGGAGAGCGTGGCTCGGCTGCTGGGCACGTCGCCCGAGGGAGCAGCCAGGCACCTCATGGAGCTGGCAGTCGTCGAACTCTTCCGCCGTGGGGACCTATCCGGGGGGAAGGCCGCCGAGCTGCTCGGCCTGACGAGGGCGTCGTGGCTCGATCTGCTGGCGCGCCACGGCGTCCCGCACACCGAAGTGACCGAGGAGAGCCTGGAGCACGACCTGCAGACGCTGGCCGCCTGGAAGAGTCGGCCCCAGAGGTCATCTCCGACGCGGGCCCGCTGA
- the cas3 gene encoding CRISPR-associated helicase Cas3', whose amino-acid sequence MGRLRRARRPDAGSDRSTPSLRRAGYRSAGEDPGVQHRRGSRMSAEDPAFDAFFARCSGGHRPYAYQREIAVRLFGCAHLDVWAPTGAGKTLAVVTPFLYELLRSERPRWDRLIYVLPLRSLVESIAGEIQRVAGRLGWCALDVRMQTGERPDDAFFSKGRIIVTTYDQLLSGALESPYGLPEMLHNVNAAAVAGALIVFDEYHLMHPQQAFLTAVAHVSQYRTFCRSVWMTATATSPLRAMLGTALEAERICVQPDELNRMPAVAEVERYIQVQATPLTAADVLAAHQERSIVLVNTVARANDLFDEIKAELKQRKQREPVVLLHSRFFPTDRQDIEKQVREIFGEKSTASAILVCTQVIEAGMNISAQVLHTEVAPMSALVQRAGRCARFPKQRGEVRVYPLPAGEAGSRPWLPYERDDVEHSQAALSALREDDSTTGIRLDPTTMQRLVDDAHAATNAQQIRRGWRDRQDEIQHRARLCAVGRQSITVSDLIRQTDGQTIRVVIAYDPIATRLNPYTVEGFGLRRWGLARLFELEHRPVGWRWVPDNVEEWVLLEDPGDLDRAFAVCLHPGVTAYSRTAGLRLGQVGDGESPVRRPRGKDARRPYYREPWARHAREVGQEAAALVAASGTVLLEGLRDERWQIDLAQLTVAARTVGLLHDVGKLQQPWQAWAKRAQRELNSKYVHVEPLAHTDFDREKSEDRAREQKVNAQGRRGPHAAASAWYSASVVVRLLREAPAPVSRQLRAACLAAILGHHGGWIPSTGSEIPALKPLVKEADEALAEATGRQDLPALDGPSGTLTARHRLQRLLDPATRADVWTDWWPIVAYLTRILRLADQRATSLYGGES is encoded by the coding sequence TTGGGGCGACTGCGCCGAGCTCGTCGTCCTGACGCTGGAAGCGACAGGAGTACTCCGTCACTACGTAGAGCCGGGTATCGATCCGCTGGAGAGGATCCAGGCGTTCAACACCGACGCGGATCGCGAATGAGTGCCGAAGACCCGGCATTCGATGCCTTCTTTGCTCGCTGTAGCGGCGGTCACCGGCCGTACGCGTACCAGCGGGAAATTGCCGTGCGCCTCTTCGGATGCGCGCATCTTGACGTCTGGGCGCCCACGGGTGCCGGCAAGACTCTGGCCGTGGTCACGCCATTCCTGTACGAGCTCCTGCGCAGCGAGCGGCCACGTTGGGACCGCCTGATCTACGTGCTGCCGCTACGGTCGCTCGTGGAGAGCATCGCCGGCGAGATTCAGCGCGTCGCCGGGCGGCTCGGGTGGTGTGCGTTGGACGTCAGGATGCAGACGGGCGAGCGCCCGGATGATGCATTCTTCTCGAAGGGACGGATCATCGTCACGACGTATGACCAGTTGCTGAGCGGGGCACTCGAAAGCCCGTACGGTCTTCCGGAGATGCTCCACAATGTCAACGCGGCGGCCGTGGCCGGGGCACTGATCGTGTTCGACGAGTACCACCTCATGCACCCGCAGCAGGCGTTCTTGACTGCCGTCGCCCACGTCAGCCAGTACAGGACGTTCTGCCGATCGGTTTGGATGACGGCGACGGCCACCTCGCCGTTGCGGGCGATGCTCGGCACGGCGCTCGAAGCAGAGAGGATCTGCGTGCAGCCCGACGAGCTCAACCGGATGCCGGCCGTCGCGGAGGTGGAGCGATACATCCAGGTGCAGGCGACGCCGCTGACCGCAGCCGACGTCCTCGCGGCGCACCAGGAGCGGTCGATCGTGCTGGTCAACACCGTCGCCCGTGCGAACGACCTGTTCGATGAGATCAAGGCAGAGCTGAAGCAGCGCAAGCAGCGCGAGCCGGTCGTGCTGCTCCACTCCCGGTTTTTCCCGACCGACCGTCAGGACATTGAGAAGCAGGTTCGGGAGATCTTCGGCGAGAAGAGTACGGCCTCAGCCATCCTGGTCTGCACCCAGGTGATCGAGGCCGGCATGAACATCAGCGCCCAGGTGCTGCACACCGAGGTGGCGCCGATGAGCGCGCTGGTGCAGCGGGCCGGGCGCTGCGCTCGCTTCCCGAAGCAACGAGGCGAGGTGCGGGTCTATCCGCTGCCAGCAGGCGAAGCTGGCTCCCGGCCGTGGCTGCCCTACGAGCGGGACGACGTCGAGCACAGCCAGGCAGCACTTTCGGCTCTCAGAGAAGACGACAGCACCACCGGCATTCGTCTGGATCCGACGACGATGCAGCGACTCGTCGATGATGCGCACGCCGCAACGAACGCCCAGCAGATCAGGCGAGGCTGGCGCGACCGCCAGGACGAGATCCAGCATCGCGCCCGACTTTGCGCAGTGGGACGCCAGTCGATCACGGTCAGCGACCTGATCCGCCAGACGGACGGCCAGACAATCCGCGTCGTCATCGCATACGACCCGATCGCAACCCGGCTAAACCCGTACACTGTCGAGGGGTTCGGCCTGCGCCGCTGGGGGCTCGCCCGGCTGTTCGAGCTGGAACATCGGCCGGTCGGCTGGCGCTGGGTGCCCGACAACGTGGAAGAATGGGTGCTGCTCGAAGACCCGGGCGACCTGGACCGGGCGTTTGCCGTCTGCTTGCACCCTGGCGTCACGGCGTACTCGCGCACGGCCGGGCTGCGACTGGGGCAGGTCGGCGACGGCGAGAGCCCGGTGCGCCGGCCTCGCGGCAAGGATGCCCGCCGCCCGTACTATCGAGAGCCCTGGGCCCGCCACGCGCGGGAAGTAGGCCAGGAGGCGGCTGCGCTGGTGGCCGCCTCCGGCACCGTCCTGCTGGAAGGGCTCCGGGACGAGCGATGGCAGATCGATCTGGCACAACTGACGGTGGCTGCCCGCACGGTCGGCCTGCTCCACGACGTCGGCAAGCTCCAGCAGCCCTGGCAAGCCTGGGCCAAACGGGCGCAACGCGAGCTTAACTCAAAGTATGTCCACGTCGAGCCGCTGGCTCACACCGACTTTGACCGCGAGAAGTCAGAGGATCGGGCGCGCGAGCAGAAGGTCAATGCTCAGGGGCGGCGGGGGCCACACGCGGCGGCGAGCGCCTGGTACAGCGCGTCGGTCGTCGTTCGCTTGCTGCGCGAGGCGCCTGCTCCAGTATCCAGGCAGTTACGCGCGGCGTGCCTGGCGGCGATCCTCGGCCACCACGGCGGCTGGATTCCAAGCACCGGCAGCGAGATCCCCGCGTTGAAGCCGCTGGTGAAGGAAGCGGACGAAGCCCTGGCCGAAGCGACCGGGCGCCAGGATCTGCCGGCGCTGGATGGACCGTCCGGCACGCTGACGGCGCGCCATCGGCTGCAACGGCTCCTCGACCCGGCCACTCGCGCAGACGTGTGGACCGACTGGTGGCCCATTGTCGCGTATCTCACGCGCATCCTGAGACTGGCCGATCAACGCGCGACCTCGCTGTATGGAGGGGAGAGCTAG